A window of Phragmites australis chromosome 2, lpPhrAust1.1, whole genome shotgun sequence genomic DNA:
CTGCGTCTGCCTCCTCTCGTatcctctgctctgctctcgTGCTAGTATTAGCATGCAGCAGTGCGCCGTTGCAGGCCTGTTCGTCTGTCTCTCCGTTCAGTTCATGCTCTGCTCTGATCCCTGCTCGGCCAATAGGCACTACCTCTCTTTACTCTTTTTTTGGGTTCATTTCTGATTGCCAATATATGGATGGAATGTTGCACAAAATGCTCAAGTGCAGCTCTGATGGACGAACTCACATGATGAAACTCACAGTATGGTATTGCTTCATCCTCTGCAGAGATACAACTACCATATGTCTAGCTCATCATACATGCAGAAAATCAAACATCAGTATTGCAATTACACTGGAAAGTACTAGCTCATCATAAGAAAAGTACTAAGCAAATGACAATCAGACATAAGTATTGCAATTGACGAAATGACTCCATCTAGATCAAAGATGGTAGCGTTTTCTCTTCTTCAGAGTCAACTTTTTTGGAAGGTCTTGCCTTTTACTTTGCAAGAGACTTGGCTGGAGTCTTGGAAGAGGACATGGTAGTTTGAGACCTTGTAACAGGTCTAGGACTAGATGGAATGGCATTCCTTAGAGTCTCGGCAAGTGACATGGTAGTTTGAGACCTTGTGACAAGGTTCAGGACTAGATGGAGTGACATACCTTGGattgaaaaaagaaagatgatATCACAAGACTGCAtatgaaaaaattgcaaataagatAGCAAGCAAGGTCTTTACCTCATTATGACAGGTCTAGGACTAGATAGAGTTACTTGCTTGGTGTCTCAATAGTTGTGGAGTTGCTTGCAGCTTTTCATGAAGCAGCATTTCTCCTACTTTTCCTATCACaataagcacatataaatttgcATAAGTGCAATTTCAGAACACACACATCTGCATAAGTTGAATACATAAAGTATTTGTACATTTTCTTTATCCCATTGTATGGACATCCGGCTTCCCTATGTCCTACCCAATGTTATTTTTTGCATTTGTTCTTGGCCCCATCTTAACTTTTTTCCCTCAACCCCCCCTCAAGGGCACCCCTTATCACTAGTTTCCTACATTTTTCTGCACCCTTTTTGGCAGTGGTGCATGCACAACAAACACTTGATCCACTATAGGCCACTGAATTTTGTCTATCTCCCCTTCATATGCTTCTCTGAATTCTTATAACGACCGCTCCCTACAGGAAAGAGTCGAATGGGTAGGGCAGCAGGCAGCAAAAAGTCATTTTATGTACATGAATCTAGTTACaatattaaaacaaaattttattataaattaatctctgtagaatatataataaaaaatcatcaacTTTAAACATTTTATAAAAAACTCATCAACTACGGACCATATAGTCAATTTTCCCTTCCTCtcgcccctccctcctccccctcccatCTCTCccccgctcctccgccgcccccTCACCCCCCACGAATCCCTTTCCGCCATGCCGAAGGGCGCCAAGAAGCGcgccaagctcaagaagaagcagcagcaggccCACCACGACGATGGCGGCAACGACCACCACAACGGcaacggcagcggcagcggcagcgacaACAACACCTCGAGCCGCCGCGACGCTGACCACCACCTCCGGATCCCACCGAACGTCCATCAAGGTACGAATGGCACCTAACCCTCCTCCCCCCCTCTTTAACCTGGGGCAGATCCGCGCGGCCGCTTTCGGCACCAGCGTGGGGGGAATCGCCTTTTCGTGTGCGGCGAGGGTGTCATTCGCTGGCGCCGCGGCCACCCccttcgccccccccccccccacacacacacacaaaccaCTCCCACCGGCTTCTGCTTTACGGGCTGTTCGCCCTTTTCCTTGCTCCCTTTCTCGCGCTATATGTACGATGGATGCGTGTGGTTTCTGAGGCTGTGTTTGTGGGCGCAGTGGATGTGAACGAGGACTCGATGGAGAGCTCCGAGGAGATGGTGACGCCCAGGGCCGCCGCGTCGGAGGCGgacgaggaggagaggaaggccGCGTCCGAGTTGCACGTGGAGCGCGCCGTCGAGGTGGTCcaggcggacgtcgcgggggcGGGTGATGCCGGGGAGGAGGTCATGGTGGACGCGTTGCCGCCCGAAGCCGGTGAGCAGGCTCATCAGGGTAAGGTGGATGCGGAGGTGGAGGTGCATGCTGTGGTCCAGGAACCGGAGGTGAAGGATGTGGTGGTGGCCAAGGCACCCACGGCGCAGGAAGCGGAGGTGGCCGAGGCACCTGCGGTGCAGGAACTGGAGGTGACGAGGGTGGCCAAGGTGCATCCTGTGCATGAACCAGAACCAAAGGTTGATGAGATGGTGGTGGTCGGGGAGACGCCTGTCGCACCTGTGGTGCACGAACCGGAGGTGAAGGGTGACGGTGTCACAGTCGTGGAGACGGTTTCGACACCTCTGGTGCAGGAACCAGAGACGAAAGGTGGCAATGTGGTGGTCAAGGACTCCGCTGAGGTGTCGTGGTCTCGGGAGGCTGTTGACGTCCATACTACAGAGGTAGATAATGTTTGATTGAAGTTCTATTCCTTCCCCACGCCTTGAAGCTATGAGTTCTGATTGGGAGGGGTTATGTTTGTTGCAGGTGGTGCGTGGACCTGCAGTGGCAGTGGCCACTTCGGGGCAGCGGGCAACATGGTGGAATTGCTGCGGGCTTTTTGATGGATTTGCTGGTTCAGAGAAATAGATGAAGGTGAGATGGTTTTATGTCTCATGATATTGCTTTGGTGACTCAGAATGGCATTCAATTCTTAATGAAAGTGGTATTTGGGAATATGGTGCTGACTTTTATTGCTTCAGCATTTGAAACATGAGATGCATATTTTTATGCCCCGTACATAGCATGACAGGTGATATAATTGTGATTTCAGTTAGACAGCAATGCTTAAGTTTGATGAAAATACAATTCAGCTTGCAGTTTCTAGGAAATCTGTAAAATTGCTTAAAATTTTGGATTTCGGGGTACTTAGCAATTTTTATCACGGTGAACCTTTGAATCATGAGGTGCATTTTTGTATTCCCTGCACATGGTTTAACATGCGACTTGTGAGATTCTTATCATTTCTGTTAGATGTAATTTGAGAATATCTCAATGAAAGAATTTCTACTTAACTTGTGTGACTGTTGCTTATAAATTTTATTCTCCAAATCTTGACTTTTAACAATTGTGCCTCCATTCGTAGGATTAATACCAGTGCATTTGACTTTTATCACCAGAAACATTCACAATTGATGTTGTTCTGCAGCGAAGTTATTATGTACATCTATGCATTATAGCTCTGTAATTCCGTTCTTAACTTCATTGGCTGAGTTTTGAATGGAGAGCATACTTGACCCAGTTAGAGCAGTGTCTAGAAAGCTCATTGAACAAATTGTCCAAGGTGAAGATAATGTAAAGCTGATTGGACCACATTAGAGAATGTAGTTAGACAATCATCAATTAATCTATGAAAGTTGCATGTTTTTTAATCTATCAAACAATGCCTTTGTGATTGTGGGTTTATCAATAGACTTGTTTCGTAAGCATTCTTGCAATCATTGGACACTTTTAAGGGAGTAACATCCCTCGTTATCGATTCTGAGTATATTTTCAGTGGTTCCCTTTCCTTGAAAAAGTTGAAACTAGACTTTCATTGGCATGGCAAGGTTTCTATATGAATGGATGCGTCATATCTTGTGAGATGGATGTTTTTGTTTTGACTCTTGTAAATATATGGTAATGAGCTTCATATCATTAATTACTTCTGAAATGAGTTTGGTGCTGGTAGAAGTTATCTGGAAGATGACACTTAATTTGGATTGTATCatgtatttgaattgagagACCAAATCGTATGTTCTATGTATGTCAGTAGTGATTTTTTTGACAAAGAATAATGCTTGCTATATTCAGTTCATGAACGGTTGCAATGCTGATAAACTGCCCTGGAAAGGAAATTATAAATTATGGTGTAGCATGAGAACATTATTGACAAGTGACAACAGCGATTATAAAAAGTTGAGAACACACCATTTATTTGACTTGAGTGCGATATCCATGTTCTGTATATGATGCACCAAATTGACATCTTACTAGTGAATAGTCACATTATGTATTTGAAAATGAGTTCCCAAGTTTTATATGTTTCTTTGActtgtttatttttcctttaATTTAGTAGAACAGACTTGTGAATCCCCTAATAGCTGGAGATGACCTCTTTTACGTACTATATTTAGCTGGCAGCATAATATTGCATCCAGGACGGTGGCAGTTCTACTTTAGACTTAATGTAAAAGAGTACTTACCAGACTACTTTTGGGTACTATGATGGCATCTGCTACATGATGACTGATTACGGCAATTGTGGTACCCATAAATTGTAATGAGGATTGTTGGATGATTCCATCCGAGGCCTGTACTTGCAACCTATTAGTCTGTCCATGTTgcattttatatatttattatattaaGTAATGTTTGGAATGCACAGAAATACGCTCAATAAACTGATCAAATTAGTATTATATCAATGTGGACTTGAACAACAATTCATTGAAAAAGAATACTGCCAATCTTGGACAAATATGGTTCCTCATTTCAGCTGCTATGTTTGAAGCAGCTCTGCTGTTTATTACACAGTATAAACTAATTCAATAATGGATACTGGTGTTTAAGAGTAGACATTTATTTCTGACTTATGAGAATAAGACGTAAAGATTTGTTTTTCCTTTCTGTGATACTAGTAGTATCTTAGTATTTGCTTTAACATTCTCTTATTTTCTCCCGGATACAgggttggaacttggaagtcAAGAAGACAGAAGATGCGATGTTCAGTTCAGAGCTGATGGGCATTTGTAACTAAACTGGTAGAATTATCAGATGAATGATGAAGCTGAAGTATTTTGAATAACATCGAGCTGATGTTTGTCCGTGGCCTGTGTTTCTCCGTTTGTGCAAAGTTACACCCTCGTGGTTGTGGTTAATATTCTTGATTTCCTTGTTACTCCGAATACCTGCCGCCTTGTCTAGTGTCATCTAGGTCCTGTTTCTGTAGCATAAACGTTGAAGTGAGTGGACAGTAAAGAAATTTTATTCTTTCTGCTTTTGTACTTATTTTTGGGGGTGTCATCAGCTATGTCCCTTTCTCATGGTTCACGTTATAAGGAGTATATTGTTCAAACAATTTGCGATGTTCTTTGCAGCCTTAGCTTGAGATAGTTCACAGCATCTCAGGCAGATTTGCTCATAatttgaagaaaagaaaacctGAGATGCCCAGCAGAGCATTGATCGAGTCGGGACCGCTCGCTTGGAAACTGAGCTCAACTGCTTCTGTATTGTGTCAAAGTGTGGGTCGTTCCCTTTGGCTCTGCCTGTCTTCACATGGTGCTTGCTGTGAGTTTCAACTGGAACATGCTTACCTCTTTTAATGAACAAGGAACGGAACGGAAAGGATTCGGTAGCGAAATACAGTATTGTCTTTCAAAAGCCTGGGACAAATTTGATGTTGAAGCTGTTTGAGAGATGGTAAATGGCCACAGTTTACAAAAGGTAGACTAATAATGGCGTTAATTTTGGATACAAATTTGCATGGTGCGGAAGCTCTGCCCAATGTTTGGTAATCTCGAATTAAAATTTCGTGAACGAGTATGAGCTAGGGCTTGTTTGAAATACAGTATTCTACAGTGATTTTCTAGCGCAAGCTCTACAAAGAAAATAACTCTATAGGAAAGTGAATCAGAAAAAAGTAGTTTTGCAAACTGCCGTTTGACATAACTATTATTGATTCTACTCTAAAAGCTGATTTAAGAGCTCTGTcaaataaattcttaatttACCGAAAGCTTTTACTAATAGGTAAACGTTTGTACTAGCTAGTTCTACCCTGTCACATTTGGTCTTTCCAGGTTTTATTGGTATTTTTTTAGCCTCAACACTAGGGTACAAgttatctctactacttaaaaagtacGTATTGCTTTCTTTCCGTGTTCTACCTTTTCACGTCCTGCCCACATCCTGATAGGTGGGCCCTCCACACTCTTGATCCTGTGTCCTTGCTCCCAGCCCTAGTAGCCGCCATctccctggcctcctcccgccATCGCCTCCGGATCCCCCCTCATTGCTCCTCTCCACACCCAATCTTCGTACGTCACATCCAGATCCCCCTTGCCGCTCCGCTTTGCACTCACCCCTCATCTCTTCCCTCCTTTCCCCGACCTCTTCCCGCTCCACGCCTCCCGCCGCTTCGCGCTTCGCTCCCGCACGCGCCTTTGGGAGCCTGTCGATGCACTATGCCCGCTCACCgcctgaaaggacaatgatgtcacctagagagggtgaataggcatttttacaaaaattcatcacCTTTTACCATTGACCTAAACTTGcagtgaaaaataaactaacgaatttttcacaagtgaaaatcctagaTATGCTAGGCTCAATTAGTGCCTAGGGTGATCTTCGTCCATAAATAAATGTagaagttacaatcctagggtgataaaaattatttaattctaacaaaagatatgtaagaaaactctagttgaaaatTCGAAAAACATTGTTCACAatagtctccgggttgacccagatactctgggttcagaactgattgtacagtatccagagtatccgagttaaATCCGGAACCTCAATAGTCTTCGGGTTGACCCAGGTACTCCTGGTTACCAGAAAATAAGCTCGAAAATGAAATTAAACAACGCTTAAAGAGTTCTAGCttaaaccaaatgaagtcgtatGTTCCAAGTAATGATTCTAAGTAGATTcacagagaacctacaatcaaatacacatGAACAggtagatcgagcaaaatacACAAATATTAAGTAAGAACACAAGATCatgaaaacaagagaggagacacacgATTTATTTCCCAAActtcggacacctcctctagaggttcctatgtctccgttgaggggctcggtcacacttgaacTTGACTTCCACTCctgatttcttcccttgtgaAGGCAAAATTGAAGCTTTCACAAACTTCCCACGGTACACCATAACCTTGGGTGTTCACTGGCGACGCCTAACCTCCTAGGAGCTTCAAACTCCAATAGTAACAAACACTTCGTGAACTTCTTgctgatgaactcaagtgctcaataATAGatttttagctcacttgcacttaatttttcaatctctcaacctaactcacttttttttttatcaaatctctcactaaaatggagtgaggaggagttcttttggctctaaagatGTTCTTTTTCATTCTCTTGTAGTAGCAACAAAGAATGGGGTGAGAGGATATATATACCCAACTTCCAAAAACTAGGCGTTACACACCTTTTTGTACttacccggagtattcgggtcaacctggagtctccgggttggcactAGAACGCGTAACTGAGAGCCCTGGCTGGAGTACAACTCGGAGGGTCtgaaacccggagtatctgggtaaAACACTTAGGCCTTAATAGACCACTCgactcggaacctcacccggagactctggagaacccggagtatccgagttcagcaCAGCTGGTCCTCTaaaaaacgacgataacttttgatcccaaagttcgatttcaacgattttggactctatggaaagattatttagagggctacacatcccaacttaATTCATGCCTCATACACATTggataaaattaggaacactccaaaaccggattcggacacttccacactttctgcATCGAGctccttaagctaactctcactttgggttggttagaaaactcttgagcaccgAGACACGACAAATTACTCACgttgcatctctcttaatagtgcgacacacctatactcaatttcaaagataaaacatgtTTGAATCACATTGAGCTTTTGAATATCTTCAAGTGCCGtttctttccttcaaacttagagggttaTCAGCTTTTATATCAtcgtcactccatctcttcttgattcttcatatgattgatgtgaatcatcggTAGCTTCACACGACCTCGCACGGTATAGGCGCAAAGCCTTcgctcgctcttcaccaccatctTGGTCCTTCAGCgctaagccatttgcttgctcttcaccacgagatggtccatcacagctgagtcttgcttgtccttcaccgtcttgccatagaaaaccattttgtattcgacatcttcaataaattcactttatcatagatagagtccaatcttgtttttcactcttggcatatagaatatcttaattcaactcataccttcttatggatcctaacctcaacccactctcaagcacaaagcacatgggttagtccataaaactcaattgacaacttttataccttaagttacttgatgtCCACAAGTatttattagccttcatgcatattgccaatcttattgagcttctccttctcctcatgaGTATCACctagcatcactaagagctcattcatcttgatgcactttcaatttccccatttacctagagctcatgcatatcttaacctactaacaattctcaatgagctacatgcatcacctatggaacaacctactaacaattctcaacaatattgttagtccataggtattatcattaattaacaaaaccacacataagggctagatgcactttcattgCCGACCTTCTCACGCTCCGCGCCTCTAGATCCCCCCACACCGCTCCCCTCCGCGCTCGCCTCTCGCCCCTCATATCCTCCCTTCGCTCCACgctcacctccaccaccacggTCTCCACACTCATCACCGTCGGCGAGGGCCGTTTCTTCTCCAACGGCCTCAATATCGGGAGGGTCGGGGATATCCCACACGCGCCTCTGGGAGCTCGTTGATGTACTCTCTCCATCTCGTGCCGCCATGTCCAAGTTCGCATCCTCGCTGTCGCAACCGACCACACCTCTCTACTGCTGTCGACCTCCCCTCCAGAGCTGGAGAATAGTCCGAGTCGCATCCTTCGAGAGCTCGCGTAGCATAAGAAGGTTGTCTCCCCCAGGAAGAAGCACCTGCCATGACGCTTCATCCTCAAGCCGCCACTCTATGACGAGCACCTCACCCAGCGGTTCCTCAGCAGCCCGCAACTATCCATGAAGGCGCTTCCGCTCCTCTCCTCTTGCCTCCCCTCCGCGCCACTCTCCGTCACTGATAGGACCTAGATGGACGAGTACCTTCTCGTTGCCAAGCAGGCGCTCGGGTTCCTACTCGAGCCCTCAGAGACGCTCGATGAAAGGGGATGACTACCCTACGCGCAACTTCGAGGTGCTTCTCTACCTCACATTCCAACACCTGGACCCCTCCTGCGAGTGCGTGCGGACACGACACATCCGCAATGGCTACTCCAAGCTTTGGTTCCTGGGCCAGTACCTGCTAGAGCTCGCCTTCTACGAGTTCTTCTTCCAGAGGTATCCCATGAAGTCACATGGGCTGATGAGGGAGCATGTGTTCGCTCTTACTCGGAAGAAGGTGCTTCCCAAATGGATCAAGGCGACCAGCCTGCACAATTTTGGTGTTTCCTTATGATGATTTGGATAAGATGATACGCAAGGACAGGGAGCTGCCGTCCAAGTGAGTGTTCATGTTCTTATCCATTTACTGAAAGTGTGCGTTCCTTTCTTATAATGAAAATGTTCAATTAGAAGTGTAGAGATGGAACCTTGTTTCTGATGATAAATTATGATAATTTGAGTAGTTAGTGGTGGGTTTGTGCAAAATGAAGCAACCGCATCTTTCCTGAATATTTGCATTCAATTAACAGGACATAACATGGTTAGGTTGTTAGATATCCTGACTGCTTTATGTCGACGGCGATATAGGGCTTGTTAACCTTGTTGGCACATTGGTAGTCGactttttaaatatatttgGTTAGATTTAAGCATGATAATATTAACATGGGATATGAAAAGGAtcagttctttttttctttgtgtcACTGTATGATTCAATGTTACATGTTGAATGTTTTGTAGCCTTTGTTGCCGATTTGTCTCCATATATGCCTAAATGTTACAATATTTCATCCCTTTATGTTGTATTGCTTTGTACCTTTTTGATATGCTAATCCATTGTGGGAAACttagtagcatgagaatatGGAGTACATAACCGTATCTTCACACCTTCATGCTGCTACCGTGTGTTGTGGATGACATTCTTTCCGAATTTCTTATTTCTTATAGCAATGTGTGTTGCTAAATGGTGTACATATCTGGTAAACTTTCAGTAAAATATCTATATGTGTCTTAGGGCTGTATTCTGGGCATTGTTTGGAGCTATATATTTGTGCTTTGGAATGCTTGACGTGTATTGAGTCCTTTTTGAGGCATTTGGGATGGACCCTGACGATGAGAGCTGTCTGCCAAAATTGCGACACCAACTAGAGGATGTTGATTATGTTTTAGTGTAGTTTGAAAAGAGGAAACTCACATGGCAGGATGTTGCTGCCTACAGGGTAACGACTCTTACTATTGTTTTCCCTATATcttcactctttgcttctttcttaTCTTGTTACATCTCACACAACCACCTCCAGATGTTCTTTTCACTCATCCTAGGGCTTTTTTGAGCTTGTGTGCCACCAGACATGCATCGTTTCAGAGGAAATATTTGGGATTTTTACAATAGACCTCAGGTCATGGACACCCTAGGATATCCCTTGCCCATGAATGACAGAATTATAGAAATCACAGAAGCAAGGAATATAGAGCTTGGACTTGGTCTTTAGGTAATTCAACATCCCCATACCAATTTGTCTTCCCTTGTGTTATTTCTTTTAAAAGTTTCTTTGACTATCTGCAAATCATGTTTTAGGCATATTACATGTTCACAGCCTTTTGAAATTCTTTGTTTCTTGTAGAACCTTTCATCTATACTACTTAAAAAGCACGAAGTGCATCCTATTTCCGTTGATTGCCTACATTGATGTAAGCAATAGCTTTTGcatatgcaatttttttgtttctgttATAACGCATGGGCACTCAACTAGTAGTATCTAAACTCACACCACACCTACACATTCACATCCACACACATCTTAGATATATAACATATACACACACCTATTGAAAAGATCAACAAAGCCTCCGACTCTGCAAGCGATGGATACATTCTGTTCCCCTTTGGTCCAAGGGTGCTTGAGACGAATTGGAAGAAACTAGTAACCTGGGTTAAACCCGAACGTAAGTACGAGGTCGGGAGTTCAGACCAAGGCCGTCCATTGGCATGTGCAGGGTGGGCGACCGCACAAGGCCTCCAAAAATTAGGGGGCCCTAATCTAGTTTTAGTATTAACTATATATACTTAATTAGCATCAAATtagaaggcccaacaaagagaaaaaaaatgaaaaaggccCATAATGGCACCCGTAGGCCTGCTAAGTGAGACATCCACCATCGTGAGCTCGTGACCATCATGTGAACTCCCAATGACTCGACCAAATCGCAGCAACTCCCGCATCCCTGATCGGCTGATCGCTTTGTCTTCTCCTGTTCTCCATCGACTGCCGACTAGTAGTCTCGTAGGTCCACCAGGTGCGCCAAGTTGCAGGCTCATAGCCAGCCAACTGCTAGTTGCAACTCCCAATCCCCAAAGTCTCGATCGCACATCGCAACAATTCCTGACTCCTGAACTCCTTACTCTAGATCACAATAGCCAAAAAgccaacaactcaaggtagaagGTACAACCCCTGTCCATCATTCCACATCTAGGTTATTTCTTTCCTTCTCTAATCTCTAGCTACATCTAAAATTCATGTTATAAATAGGAAGGCTTTTGTTCTTCATCAATCCTCATCATGTCTTCTAGTTCTAGAATAGCAGGTATGATTCTGGTTATGAAGCGTAAGAAGAAACAAAGATTGGAAGCAGCAACTCAAACTCAAAAGGATCCTCTTGATAGATTTGTTGTGAAAGAATCTCAATTTACTTTTGAAAATCAAATCCC
This region includes:
- the LOC133908555 gene encoding uncharacterized protein LOC133908555; the protein is MPKGAKKRAKLKKKQQQAHHDDGGNDHHNGNGSGSGSDNNTSSRRDADHHLRIPPNVHQVDVNEDSMESSEEMVTPRAAASEADEEERKAASELHVERAVEVVQADVAGAGDAGEEVMVDALPPEAGEQAHQGKVDAEVEVHAVVQEPEVKDVVVAKAPTAQEAEVAEAPAVQELEVTRVAKVHPVHEPEPKVDEMVVVGETPVAPVVHEPEVKGDGVTVVETVSTPLVQEPETKGGNVVVKDSAEVSWSREAVDVHTTEVVRGPAVAVATSGQRATWWNCCGLFDGFAGSEK